The nucleotide window cattaaaaaaattatcttatgaAAAAGAAGTTCTCAATGTAGTATTTCCAAGtccaaaacacaattaaaatcatacctttctgtttttcttttttaacaggcTTTTGCCCGTGACAGTGTGTTTGCCAACATGGCTCCCAAAAAGAAGATTgtcaaaaagaacaaaggagaCATCAAAGAGATGACTATAATTGTAGAAGACAGTCCCCTAAACAAACTGAATGCTTTGAATGGGCTCCTAGAGGGAGGCAATGGCCTCAGCTGCATTTCTTCTGAATTAACAGATGCTTCTTATGGCCCCAACCTCTTGGAAGGTTTAAGTAAAATGCGGCAGGAGAGCTTCCTCTGTGACTTAGTCATTGGTACCAAAACCAAATCCTTTGATGTTCATAAGTCAGTGATGGCTTCATGCAGTGAGTATTTTTACAACATCCTAAAAAAAGACCCATCAACTCAGAGGGTGGATCTTAATGACATCTCCCCACTAGGCCTGGCTACTGTCATTGCATATGCCTACACTGGTAAGCTGACTCTCTCCTTGTATACAATAGGAAGCATTATTTCTGCTGCTGTTTATCTTCAGATCCACACTCTTGTAAAGATGTGCAGCGATTTTCTGATAAGAGATATAAGTGTTGAGAATTGCATGTATGTTGTTAACATTGCAGAAACATACTCCCTGAAAAACGCAAAAGCAGCGGCCCAGAAATTTATCCGGGATAACTTCCTGGAATTTGCAGAATCAGATCAGTTTATGAAGCTTACATTTGAACAAATTAATGAACTTCTTATAGATGATGACTTACAGTTGCCTTCTGAGATAGTAGCATTCCAGATTGCAATGAAATGGTTAGAATTTGACCAAAAGAGAGTGAAGTATGCTGCAGATCTTTTGAGCAATATTCGTTTTGGTACCATCTCTGCACAAGACCTGGTTAATTATGTTCAATCTGTACCAAGAATGATGCAAGATGCTGATTGTCACAAACTTCTCGTCGATGCTATGAACTACCACTTACTTCCATATCATCAAAACACATTGCAATCTAGGCGAACGAGAATCCGAGGCGGATGTCGAGTCCTTGTCACTGTTGGGGGACGCCCAGGACTTACTGAGAAGTCCCTTAGTAGAGACATCTTATATAGAGACCCTGAAAATGGATGGAGCAAGCTTACAGAAATGCCAGCCAAGAGTTTTAATCAGTGTGTGGCTGTAATGGATGGATTTCTTTATGTGGCAGGAGGAGAAGACCAGAATGATGCCAGAAATCAAGCCAAGCATGCAGTCAGCAATTTCTGcaggtatttgatttttttgttggcCTTGCATAGAAGTTAATCATACCTATAAGTTCATTGTCTGAAGAAATCAATACAAATAATAATGCCACCCTACCTATGTAGAGCACTTTAC belongs to Nycticebus coucang isolate mNycCou1 chromosome 9, mNycCou1.pri, whole genome shotgun sequence and includes:
- the KLHL31 gene encoding kelch-like protein 31; protein product: MAPKKKIVKKNKGDIKEMTIIVEDSPLNKLNALNGLLEGGNGLSCISSELTDASYGPNLLEGLSKMRQESFLCDLVIGTKTKSFDVHKSVMASCSEYFYNILKKDPSTQRVDLNDISPLGLATVIAYAYTGKLTLSLYTIGSIISAAVYLQIHTLVKMCSDFLIRDISVENCMYVVNIAETYSLKNAKAAAQKFIRDNFLEFAESDQFMKLTFEQINELLIDDDLQLPSEIVAFQIAMKWLEFDQKRVKYAADLLSNIRFGTISAQDLVNYVQSVPRMMQDADCHKLLVDAMNYHLLPYHQNTLQSRRTRIRGGCRVLVTVGGRPGLTEKSLSRDILYRDPENGWSKLTEMPAKSFNQCVAVMDGFLYVAGGEDQNDARNQAKHAVSNFCRYDPRFNTWIHLANMNQKRTHFSLSVFNGLLYAVGGRNAEGSLASLECYVPSTNQWQPKTPLEVARCCHASAVADGRVLVTGGYIANAYSRSVCAFDPATDSWQELPNLSTPRGWHCAVTLGDRVYVMGGSQLGPRGERVDVLTVESYSAAAGQWSYAAPLLVGVSTAGASALHGRAYLVGGWNEGEKKYKKCIQCFSAELNEWTEDDELPEATVGVSCCTLSMPNNVTRESRASSVSSVPVSI